From one Caldithrix abyssi DSM 13497 genomic stretch:
- a CDS encoding cyclic 2,3-diphosphoglycerate synthase has protein sequence MQRKRVIIMGAAGRDFHNFNVYFRDNEAYEVVGFTATQIPDIEGRKYPPELAGKLYPEGIMIYPEEELQDLIKKFAVDQVVFAYSDVPYDYVMSRSALVNSAGADFILMGAKATQLKSSKPVISVCAVRTGCGKSQTTRKVAKMLRDAGKKVVAIRHPMPYGNLNEQKVQRFAELSDLDKYKCTIEEREEYEPHIVSGTIIYAGVDYEAILREAEKEADVILWDGGNNDLPFYKTDLHITVVDPHRPGDELFYYPGEANLRAADVVVINKIDTADPEGIQAVRESIQMVNPDAVVIDAASPIFVEEYEQIKGKRVLVVEDGPTLTHGEMTYGAGVVAAEKFGAKELVDPRPYTVGTITETFEKYQEIGTLLPAMGYGDKQIKDLEETINKTDCDLVIIGTPIDLRKLVKLNKPAVRVTYELQEVGKPDLNDVLKKFM, from the coding sequence ATGCAGCGTAAGCGTGTGATCATTATGGGCGCAGCCGGACGCGATTTTCATAACTTTAATGTCTATTTTCGCGACAATGAAGCGTACGAAGTCGTAGGTTTTACGGCAACACAAATTCCGGACATTGAAGGGCGTAAATATCCGCCTGAGCTGGCCGGTAAATTATATCCCGAAGGTATTATGATTTATCCGGAAGAAGAATTACAGGATTTGATAAAAAAATTTGCTGTGGATCAGGTCGTTTTTGCTTACAGCGATGTTCCTTATGACTACGTGATGAGCCGTTCGGCTCTGGTAAATTCGGCCGGAGCGGATTTTATTTTAATGGGCGCAAAAGCCACGCAGTTGAAAAGCAGCAAGCCAGTGATTTCGGTTTGTGCGGTGCGCACGGGCTGCGGAAAATCTCAGACCACGCGTAAAGTGGCCAAAATGCTGCGCGACGCCGGCAAAAAGGTGGTTGCCATTCGCCACCCCATGCCTTATGGTAATTTGAACGAACAAAAAGTGCAACGTTTTGCTGAACTTTCGGACCTTGACAAGTACAAATGCACCATCGAAGAACGCGAAGAATACGAACCGCACATCGTTTCTGGCACCATTATTTACGCAGGTGTTGATTACGAAGCCATTTTGCGCGAAGCAGAAAAAGAAGCGGACGTCATCTTGTGGGATGGCGGCAATAATGATCTGCCGTTCTACAAAACCGATTTGCATATTACGGTGGTCGATCCGCACCGTCCCGGCGATGAATTGTTCTACTATCCGGGAGAGGCCAACCTGCGTGCCGCCGATGTGGTGGTTATTAATAAGATTGACACCGCCGATCCGGAAGGTATTCAGGCTGTGCGCGAAAGCATTCAGATGGTCAACCCCGATGCCGTGGTGATCGACGCCGCTTCACCCATTTTTGTTGAAGAGTACGAGCAGATTAAAGGCAAACGCGTGCTGGTGGTTGAAGACGGGCCTACTCTGACGCACGGCGAAATGACTTACGGCGCCGGTGTGGTGGCCGCTGAAAAATTCGGCGCAAAAGAGCTGGTTGATCCCAGACCTTACACCGTGGGAACCATCACCGAAACGTTTGAAAAGTATCAGGAAATTGGCACCCTGCTGCCGGCCATGGGGTATGGCGATAAACAGATCAAAGACCTGGAAGAAACCATTAATAAAACCGATTGCGACCTGGTGATTATCGGGACGCCCATCGATTTGAGAAAGCTGGTAAAATTAAACAAACCGGCCGTTCGCGTAACTTATGAATTGCAAGAAGTGGGCAAACCTGATCTGAACGATGTCTTGAAAAAGTTTATGTAA